The following are from one region of the Desulfolucanica intricata genome:
- a CDS encoding LexA family protein, translating into MTKNKRVTSLLVYRAMKEFYVQNGCPPSVRELGEIIGIPTSSVQRHILILKKIGWIAGEPHKHRKLKFRKDNPGDVT; encoded by the coding sequence ATGACAAAAAATAAAAGAGTAACATCATTACTTGTTTACCGGGCCATGAAAGAGTTTTACGTACAAAACGGGTGCCCTCCATCCGTAAGGGAACTCGGCGAAATAATTGGGATACCCACGAGTTCAGTTCAGAGACACATTTTAATTCTGAAAAAAATAGGTTGGATTGCCGGTGAGCCGCATAAACATCGTAAACTTAAATTTAGAAAAGATAACCCGGGAGATGTAACATGA
- a CDS encoding YfjL-like protein, with the protein MKKILILFILIGVIGVCSLVLSSFFGNPISKYIAKKTISNYMLKTYPNKEFEIEKITYNFKTGGYSGKINFKQENINFFITTKNSCIRYDQYQHEYTRDKEIENKLAKQIEQKLLPIIQNRVPEVRNIHAEMYVKKYSNETNYSTELDEELKIFLVMKEKTDNKISKKEFLEKALKAKDIILKNGYKMGYYNCYYIFRNKGDGFELGLYKNEFNLHNNELLNSGNLKDYEYINKKNIVSKGESKYNIPNELKNELKEIAAQYIFSEYKGDISALLTITKEEANKSYCNSKCSDSFK; encoded by the coding sequence TTGAAAAAGATACTGATTCTTTTTATTTTAATTGGTGTTATTGGAGTTTGTTCCTTGGTCCTATCATCTTTTTTTGGTAACCCTATTAGCAAATACATAGCGAAAAAAACTATAAGCAACTATATGCTTAAAACTTATCCTAACAAAGAATTTGAAATAGAGAAAATTACATATAATTTTAAAACTGGTGGCTATAGTGGAAAAATTAATTTTAAGCAAGAGAATATTAACTTTTTTATAACCACAAAAAATTCTTGTATACGCTATGACCAATATCAGCATGAATATACTAGAGATAAAGAAATAGAAAATAAATTAGCAAAGCAAATAGAGCAAAAACTTTTACCCATTATACAAAATAGAGTTCCGGAAGTTAGAAATATTCATGCTGAAATGTACGTAAAAAAGTATAGCAACGAAACTAATTATTCAACTGAATTAGATGAAGAGTTAAAAATCTTTTTAGTTATGAAGGAAAAAACTGATAACAAAATTTCAAAGAAAGAATTTCTAGAAAAAGCACTAAAAGCAAAAGATATAATATTGAAAAACGGCTATAAAATGGGATATTACAATTGCTACTATATTTTTAGAAACAAAGGAGATGGTTTTGAGTTAGGTTTATATAAAAACGAATTTAATTTACACAATAATGAATTGTTAAATAGCGGTAATTTAAAGGACTATGAGTATATTAATAAAAAAAATATAGTATCGAAGGGTGAATCTAAATATAACATACCTAATGAGCTTAAAAATGAATTAAAAGAAATAGCAGCACAATATATATTTAGTGAATATAAGGGTGATATTAGTGCTCTGCTAACGATAACTAAAGAAGAAGCCAATAAAAGTTATTGTAACAGTAAATGCTCAGATTCCTTCAAGTAA